Genomic window (Streptomyces sp. RerS4):
CCCGTGGCGTCCGCGGCGCAGGTCCCGTCGTACGAGGACCCGTACGGCCGCCCGTACCAGGGGCGCGGCTACTGAGGTGACGCGCGGGGCCGCTGTGCCCTGCGCGAAACCCGTTGAGTCGGCGGGCGGGGCGACTGAGACAATGCAGCCATGTCGAACCTGTACGTCCACTCGCTCCATGTCCATCCCGTCAAGGCCCTCGCCGGAACCGCGCCCGACGAGGCGCTCGTGGAGCCTTGGGGGCTGGCCGGTGACCGGCGCTGGGCGGTCGTCGACGTAGAGGGCTCGGTCATCACCCAACGCCAGCAGGCGCGGCTGGCGTTGGCCTCGGCGCGACCGCTGGACGGCGGTCGCGTCGCGCTGTCGGCGCCCGGGATGCCCGAGTTGGTGGTGGAGGTCCCGCAGCCGGGGCCGCTGGAGCCGGTCGTCCTGTTCGGCAAGAAGGTCGAGACCGTCGTCGCGGCGCCGGCCGCCGCCGACTGGTTCAGCGCGTATCTCGGGCTGCCCGCGCGGCTGGTGCACATGGACGACCCGGCCGTACGCCGCCCCGTGGACCCCACGTACGCGCTGCCCGGTGAGACCGTCAGCCTCGCCGACGCCTACCCGCTGCTGACGACGACCCTCGCCTCGCTGGACGCCCTCAACACGCTGATCTCCGAGGGCGAGCACCCCGAGGAGGGCCCGCTGCCCATGAACCGGTTCCGCCCCAATCTGGTGGTGGCCGGGGCCGAGGCGTGGGTGGAGGACGAGTGGCGGCGCATAGCGATCGGCGACGCCGTCTTCCGCGGGGTCCGCGAGTGCGGTCGCTGCGTCGTGACCACGACCGACCAGCGGACGGCGCAGCGCGGGCGGGAGCCGCTGAAGACCCTGGGCCGGCACCGTCGGATCGGGAAGTCGCTGGCCTTCGGGCGGCAGCTGGTGCCCGTCACGCTCGGCACGGTGCGGGTCGGCGACGAGGTCCGGATCCTGGAGTAGCGGCCCGGGGTAGCGGCCTGGAAGTAGCGGCCTGGAGTAGCGGCGCGGCACCCGGCACGGAGTTCCGGCCTGGAGGAGTGCTCGCGCCCGCCTTGACCACGGCGGGCGGAACAACACCTTCGAGGGGCTTCCGGTGTCCACTGGAACCAACGGACCGGGCGGGGCCGTTGCTGCATTCAGGACGTGTGATGACCCACCGGAGCCGCGTGCACCGGATCGGGTGACAGACGTCCCGCGCGTCCCGGAATGCGCGTCCACCGGGTATGCGGGAGGCTTGGACGCGCAGGCAGACCAGGACTCGCAGCGGCAGGGGGAGCCGGATCATGCGAACAGCAATGGGTGTGTGGCGGTGGCGGCGCAATCCACTGCGCCGGCGGACCGATCTCTTCGAGGCGTGGGTGGCGTTCGCGGCGCTCGTGTGTGTGCTGCTGGTGGCTCCGGCCGTGGGTTGGGCCGCGGGCCTGCGGGTGGACGGGACGTTGCAGCGGGCGGCGCAGGAGCAGCGGCACGAGCGGTACCTCGTGCCGGCCGTGGTGGTGCGGTCCGCCTCGGGTGCGCCGGCCGGCGCGGAGGCCGACGCGTCGGCGCCGCGCCCGTCGCCGGAGCGGACGCGGATCGTCGCCGCGTGGACGGCTCCCGACGGCAGCAGTCATCAGGGTACGGTCCCGGCGGCGGAGGAACCGCCGCTGCCGGGCGACCGGTTCCGGATATGGACCGACATCCGGGGTCGGCTCGTGGGGCAGCC
Coding sequences:
- a CDS encoding MOSC N-terminal beta barrel domain-containing protein yields the protein MSNLYVHSLHVHPVKALAGTAPDEALVEPWGLAGDRRWAVVDVEGSVITQRQQARLALASARPLDGGRVALSAPGMPELVVEVPQPGPLEPVVLFGKKVETVVAAPAAADWFSAYLGLPARLVHMDDPAVRRPVDPTYALPGETVSLADAYPLLTTTLASLDALNTLISEGEHPEEGPLPMNRFRPNLVVAGAEAWVEDEWRRIAIGDAVFRGVRECGRCVVTTTDQRTAQRGREPLKTLGRHRRIGKSLAFGRQLVPVTLGTVRVGDEVRILE